The Streptomyces sp. NBC_01275 genome has a segment encoding these proteins:
- a CDS encoding lytic polysaccharide monooxygenase: MPARRKAAAVAVGLTPLALTALSAVPAAAHGSLGDPVSRVAQCYAEGPENPRSDACRAAVAAGGTQALYDWNGVRIGDANGRHQELIPDGRLCSANDAEFKGLDLARADWPATSVRGGSYTFEYRVTAPHKGTFTVYLTKAGYDPAQPLAWADLDLEHPVATATDPVASGGFYTFSGTLPARSGRQLLYAIWQRSDSPEAFYSCSDVTFGDGSGAAPAASAPSEEQIQDGADRSTIEHHGHGDDDAATTTDPTASPSAAPATDSSSTDSSSAATAAPVAADDDRRTAVGSGAGSSSSSGEDLAETGGDAGVPYLAVGGATVLALGAALLFASVRRRAAGPHRPGRRAGTGAPNRAPATNDSGA; the protein is encoded by the coding sequence ATGCCCGCACGCCGCAAGGCCGCCGCCGTCGCCGTCGGCCTGACCCCGCTGGCCCTGACCGCGCTGTCCGCCGTGCCCGCGGCGGCGCACGGCTCGCTGGGCGACCCGGTCAGCCGCGTCGCCCAGTGCTATGCGGAGGGTCCGGAGAACCCGAGGTCGGACGCGTGCAGGGCGGCGGTCGCGGCCGGCGGGACGCAGGCGCTGTACGACTGGAACGGCGTCCGCATCGGCGACGCGAACGGGCGTCACCAGGAGCTGATCCCGGACGGCCGGCTGTGCAGCGCGAACGACGCGGAGTTCAAGGGCCTCGACCTGGCCCGCGCCGACTGGCCGGCGACGAGCGTGCGCGGTGGGTCGTACACCTTCGAGTACCGCGTGACCGCCCCGCACAAGGGGACCTTCACGGTGTATCTCACCAAGGCTGGCTACGACCCGGCGCAGCCGCTGGCCTGGGCCGATCTGGATCTGGAGCACCCGGTGGCGACCGCCACGGACCCGGTCGCGTCGGGCGGGTTCTACACGTTCTCCGGAACCCTGCCCGCACGGTCCGGCCGCCAGCTGCTGTATGCGATCTGGCAGCGTTCGGACAGCCCGGAGGCGTTCTACTCCTGCTCGGACGTCACGTTCGGCGACGGCTCCGGCGCGGCGCCGGCCGCCTCCGCGCCCTCGGAGGAGCAGATCCAGGACGGCGCCGACCGGTCGACGATCGAGCACCACGGTCACGGTGACGACGACGCGGCCACGACGACGGACCCGACCGCCTCCCCTTCGGCCGCCCCGGCCACGGACTCGTCGTCCACGGACTCGTCGTCCGCGGCCACGGCGGCCCCCGTGGCCGCGGACGACGACCGGCGCACCGCGGTCGGGTCCGGCGCCGGCTCGAGCAGCAGCTCGGGCGAGGACCTCGCCGAGACCGGCGGCGACGCCGGCGTCCCGTATCTGGCGGTGGGCGGCGCGACCGTCCTGGCGCTGGGCGCGGCGCTGCTGTTCGCGTCGGTGCGCAGGCGGGCGGCGGGCCCCCACCGGCCCGGCCGCCGAGCCGGGACCGGGGCGCCGAACCGGGCGCCCGCGACGAATGACTCCGGGGCCTGA
- a CDS encoding MarR family winged helix-turn-helix transcriptional regulator — protein sequence MQNSEALALATALLAAAGGLTQRINDGVVARGFELRPAHGFAFARLAPGDATVTDLAVHLGVTKQAASQLVDELVRKGYVERRPHPGDARARLVVLTERGWDCTRAAEEVAGEVVRAWADVLGEGEVRVLRDCLMRIAPYGPIRPAW from the coding sequence GTGCAGAACTCCGAAGCCCTCGCCCTGGCCACCGCCCTGCTCGCCGCCGCCGGTGGGCTCACGCAGCGCATCAACGACGGTGTCGTCGCCCGTGGTTTCGAGCTGCGGCCCGCCCATGGCTTCGCCTTCGCCCGGCTCGCCCCGGGCGACGCGACGGTCACCGACCTCGCCGTCCATCTCGGGGTCACCAAGCAGGCCGCCAGCCAGCTCGTCGACGAGCTGGTGCGCAAGGGGTACGTCGAGCGGCGGCCGCATCCCGGGGATGCGCGGGCCCGGCTGGTGGTGCTCACCGAGCGAGGGTGGGACTGCACCCGGGCCGCCGAGGAGGTGGCCGGCGAGGTCGTGCGGGCCTGGGCGGATGTGCTGGGGGAGGGTGAGGTGCGCGTGTTGCGCGACTGTTTGATGCGTATTGCGCCCTACGGTCCCATCAGGCCCGCCTGGTGA
- a CDS encoding triacylglycerol lipase, with protein MLPWKRVLRPFAALLLAAAAATVPATAAHASVESVAASAASSSGWNDYSCKPSAAHPRPVVLVHGTFGNSIDNWLALAPYLTVRGYCVYSLDYGQLPGVPLFNGLGAIDRSAEQLSAFVDKVLAATGASEADLVGHSQGGMMPRYYLKFLGGAAKVNALVGIAPDNHGTTLSGLTNLLPYFPGAEDLLSAATPGLADQIVGSAFLTKLNAGGDTVSGVHYTVIATKYDEVATPWRSQYLSGSDVHNVLLQDLCPLDLSEHVAIGLFDRIAFHEVANALDPSHATATTCASALS; from the coding sequence ATGCTGCCCTGGAAGCGCGTGCTCAGACCGTTCGCCGCACTGCTTCTGGCCGCCGCCGCGGCCACCGTCCCCGCCACCGCCGCCCATGCCTCCGTCGAGTCCGTCGCAGCCTCGGCCGCCTCGTCGAGCGGCTGGAACGACTACAGCTGCAAGCCCTCCGCCGCCCACCCCCGTCCCGTCGTCCTCGTCCACGGAACCTTCGGGAACTCGATCGACAACTGGCTGGCCCTGGCCCCCTACCTGACGGTCCGCGGGTACTGCGTCTACTCGCTCGACTACGGCCAACTGCCGGGCGTCCCGCTCTTCAACGGCCTCGGTGCCATCGACAGGTCGGCCGAGCAGCTCTCCGCCTTCGTCGACAAGGTGCTCGCCGCGACCGGTGCGTCCGAGGCCGACCTCGTCGGTCACTCGCAGGGCGGGATGATGCCGCGCTACTACCTGAAGTTCCTCGGCGGAGCCGCCAAGGTGAACGCGCTCGTCGGCATCGCCCCCGACAACCACGGCACCACGCTCAGCGGGCTCACCAACCTGCTGCCCTACTTCCCGGGCGCCGAGGACCTGCTCTCGGCCGCCACCCCCGGCCTCGCCGACCAGATCGTCGGCTCGGCCTTCCTCACCAAGCTCAACGCGGGCGGCGACACCGTCTCCGGCGTCCACTACACCGTCATCGCCACCAAGTACGACGAGGTGGCCACACCGTGGCGCAGCCAGTACCTCAGCGGATCCGACGTACACAACGTCCTGCTCCAGGACCTGTGCCCGCTGGACCTCTCCGAGCACGTGGCGATCGGGCTGTTCGACCGGATCGCCTTCCACGAGGTGGCCAACGCGCTCGACCCGTCCCACGCCACCGCCACCACCTGCGCGTCCGCCCTGAGCTGA